Proteins from one Xenorhabdus griffiniae genomic window:
- the sapA gene encoding ABC transporter substrate-binding protein SapA, translating into MRYLIYWMILLISAPTLAARNATPETVAEPIQEPTKMIPESRPNNASESLPHISTSLRQNGFIYCVNGNLNTFNPQMAISGLTVDTLAAQIYNRLLGVDPLTYRLIPELATDWEVRDNGATYRLHLRHNVAFQSTDWFTPTRAMNADDVVFSFRRVFDKTHDYHDVNGGHYPYFDSLQFGDSVKDIRKINQYTVEFRLNAPDASFLWHLATYYAPILSQEYAEKLQQINRQGQIDWKPVGTGPFMLEDYQMDQFIRLVRHDKYWKGQPRMEQVVIDTGAGGTGRISKLLTGECDVLAYPDANQWNILHDDPNLRQTLRSGMNIAYLAFNTSKPPLDQLVVRQAIAYAINNQRLMKSIYYGTAETAASILPRASWAYDNRAEITEYNPEKSRKMLKELGLNGLELTLWVPTASQSYNPSPLKMAELIQADLAQVGIKMSIRPVEGRFQENQLMDKTHDMTLAGWSTDSNDPDSFFRPLLSCAAIASQTNLSRWCNSAFDEALHDALLNQQLASRIKNYHVAQEILAQQLPVLPLAYSMRLQISRYNIQGLVLSPFGNSSFDKVYREQEASVPDENKKGSQ; encoded by the coding sequence ATGCGTTATTTGATTTACTGGATGATATTATTAATTTCCGCCCCTACTCTGGCGGCCAGGAATGCGACTCCAGAAACGGTTGCGGAACCCATTCAAGAACCGACTAAAATGATTCCAGAATCGAGGCCAAACAATGCCTCGGAAAGCTTGCCCCATATTTCAACATCCTTACGGCAGAACGGTTTTATTTATTGCGTTAATGGCAATTTGAATACGTTTAACCCGCAAATGGCTATCAGCGGCTTGACTGTGGATACGCTGGCTGCACAGATTTACAATCGCTTGCTGGGTGTTGATCCTCTTACCTATCGCCTGATCCCTGAACTGGCTACTGACTGGGAAGTGCGGGATAATGGGGCAACTTATCGCCTTCATTTGCGTCATAATGTTGCTTTCCAGTCAACCGATTGGTTTACACCAACCCGTGCAATGAACGCGGATGATGTTGTTTTCAGTTTCCGTCGTGTCTTCGATAAAACACACGATTATCATGATGTTAATGGGGGCCATTATCCCTATTTTGACAGTTTGCAATTTGGTGATTCAGTTAAAGATATTCGGAAAATCAACCAATATACTGTCGAATTTCGCCTTAATGCACCCGATGCGTCTTTTCTCTGGCACCTGGCAACCTATTATGCCCCTATCCTGTCCCAGGAATATGCTGAAAAACTACAGCAAATAAATAGACAAGGACAAATAGATTGGAAACCTGTCGGAACAGGTCCCTTCATGCTGGAAGATTATCAAATGGACCAATTTATCCGCCTTGTTCGCCATGATAAGTATTGGAAAGGTCAACCGCGCATGGAACAGGTTGTGATAGATACTGGCGCAGGGGGTACAGGTAGGATCTCAAAATTGCTCACGGGTGAATGCGATGTACTGGCTTATCCCGATGCCAATCAATGGAATATTTTGCATGATGATCCAAATCTGCGTCAGACATTACGTTCAGGCATGAATATCGCTTATCTTGCTTTCAATACCAGTAAACCACCATTGGATCAGTTAGTCGTTCGTCAGGCCATTGCTTACGCCATCAATAACCAACGCCTGATGAAATCCATTTACTATGGTACGGCTGAGACGGCTGCTTCTATTTTGCCCCGTGCATCATGGGCGTATGATAATCGTGCTGAAATCACCGAATACAATCCTGAAAAATCCCGCAAGATGTTAAAGGAATTGGGATTAAATGGGTTGGAATTAACTTTATGGGTGCCAACGGCTTCACAATCCTATAACCCAAGCCCGCTGAAAATGGCGGAACTCATTCAGGCCGATTTGGCACAAGTGGGTATTAAGATGTCTATCCGTCCCGTCGAAGGCCGTTTTCAGGAAAACCAGCTCATGGATAAAACCCATGATATGACGCTGGCAGGCTGGTCTACTGATAGCAACGATCCCGATAGTTTTTTCCGCCCGTTATTGAGCTGTGCCGCCATTGCGTCGCAAACGAATCTGAGCCGTTGGTGTAACTCAGCGTTTGATGAAGCCCTGCATGATGCCTTATTAAATCAACAACTTGCTTCACGCATCAAAAATTATCATGTTGCACAAGAAATTCTCGCGCAGCAATTACCTGTGTTACCTCTGGCTTATTCGATGCGTTTACAAATCTCTCGTTATAACATTCAAGGGTTGGTGCTCAGCCCGTTTGGTAATAGTTCCTTTGACAAAGTTTACCGCGAACAGGAAGCCAGCGTTCCTGATGAAAATAAAAAGGGAAGCCAATGA
- the pdxY gene encoding pyridoxal kinase PdxY, producing MNNVLSIQSHVVFGHAGNSAAVFPMRRMGVNVWALNTVQFSNHTQYPQWRGCVMSPEHLTEIVQGIGEINKLASCNAVLSGYIGSAEQGNYILDIVKQVKEANSDAWYFCDPVMGHPEKGCIVAPGVAEFLCDKALPASDVIAPNLLELETLAMRKISSVEQAISAARELCEKGPRIVLVKHLSRAGYQADCFEMLLVTKEHSWHVSRPLIDTGARQPVGVGDLTSGLFLADLLKSPSLTNEALQAALEHVAAAVYEVMLETQKSEEYELQIVAAQDRIVTPEHQFHAVRID from the coding sequence ATGAATAATGTTCTTTCAATTCAGTCTCATGTTGTCTTTGGCCATGCTGGAAACAGTGCGGCTGTTTTTCCGATGCGTCGTATGGGAGTGAACGTATGGGCATTAAATACGGTGCAATTTTCAAACCATACCCAATATCCTCAATGGCGTGGCTGTGTTATGTCGCCGGAACATTTGACTGAAATCGTGCAGGGAATTGGTGAAATTAATAAACTCGCATCCTGTAATGCGGTTCTGAGTGGTTATATTGGCTCTGCGGAGCAGGGAAATTATATCCTTGATATCGTAAAGCAGGTGAAAGAAGCCAACTCTGATGCATGGTATTTCTGTGATCCTGTCATGGGACATCCAGAAAAAGGATGCATAGTTGCTCCGGGCGTTGCAGAATTTTTATGTGATAAAGCTCTGCCAGCCAGTGATGTTATTGCACCTAATTTGCTGGAGCTTGAAACATTGGCGATGCGAAAAATTAGCAGCGTAGAACAAGCGATATCTGCTGCGCGTGAGTTATGTGAAAAAGGTCCCAGAATTGTATTGGTTAAGCATTTGAGTCGTGCAGGTTATCAGGCCGATTGTTTTGAAATGCTTTTGGTAACTAAAGAACATAGTTGGCACGTTAGTCGCCCATTAATTGATACAGGAGCACGTCAACCAGTTGGTGTTGGTGACTTAACGAGTGGTTTGTTTCTCGCTGATCTATTAAAAAGCCCTTCTTTGACAAATGAAGCATTACAAGCGGCCTTAGAACATGTTGCCGCTGCGGTCTACGAAGTGATGCTGGAAACGCAAAAGAGCGAGGAATATGAATTACAGATTGTTGCCGCACAAGATAGGATAGTCACTCCAGAACATCAATTTCATGCTGTCAGAATAGACTAA
- the pdxH gene encoding pyridoxamine 5'-phosphate oxidase: MSENNETDIAELRREYIRGGLRRKDLTEEPIELFERWLKQACEAKLSDPTAMCIATVDEYGQPYQRIVLLKHFDANNLIFYTNLGSRKAKHLAQNNRISLHFPWYQLERQVSFLGRAERLSPIEVVKYFHSRPRDSQIAAWASQQSSKVSARSILEGKFLELKQKFQNGEVPLPSFWGGFKVTFDSVEFWQGGAHRLHDRFLYQRDGDKWNVDRLAP, from the coding sequence ATGTCAGAAAATAATGAAACCGATATTGCAGAGCTGCGTCGGGAATATATACGTGGTGGGTTAAGGCGAAAAGATCTTACTGAAGAGCCGATTGAACTTTTTGAACGTTGGTTAAAGCAGGCTTGTGAAGCAAAGCTTAGCGATCCGACGGCAATGTGTATTGCGACAGTCGACGAGTATGGGCAACCTTATCAACGCATCGTTTTGTTAAAACATTTTGATGCTAATAACTTGATATTCTATACCAATCTTGGCAGTCGCAAGGCAAAACATCTGGCCCAGAATAACCGGATCAGCCTCCATTTTCCTTGGTATCAATTGGAACGACAGGTCAGTTTTCTTGGCAGGGCTGAGCGTCTGTCTCCGATTGAAGTTGTAAAATATTTTCATAGTCGTCCGAGGGATAGCCAAATTGCAGCCTGGGCTTCCCAGCAATCATCAAAGGTTTCAGCCAGAAGCATTTTGGAAGGGAAGTTTTTGGAGTTGAAACAGAAATTTCAGAATGGTGAAGTTCCTCTTCCTAGTTTTTGGGGCGGATTCAAGGTCACATTTGACTCAGTTGAATTTTGGCAGGGCGGTGCTCATCGTCTTCATGATCGTTTCCTGTATCAGCGTGATGGTGATAAGTGGAATGTAGACCGTTTGGCCCCTTAA
- the fabI gene encoding enoyl-ACP reductase FabI produces MGFMTGKRILITGVASKLSIAYGIAKAMHDQGAELAFTYQNDKLKPRVEEFAASLNSDIVLPCDVAEDESIDALFAELGKVWPKFDGFVHSIGYAPADQLDGDYVNAVNREGFKIAHDISAYSFVAMAKVCRNMLNPGSALLTLSYLGAERAIPNYNVMGLAKASLEANVRYMANAMGVEGIRVNGISAGPIRTLAASGIKDFRKMLAHCEAVTPIRRTVTTEDVGNAAAFLCSDLAGGISGEILHVDGGFSIAAMNELELK; encoded by the coding sequence ATGGGTTTCATGACCGGCAAGCGCATTCTCATTACTGGCGTCGCCAGCAAACTGTCTATTGCTTATGGAATTGCCAAGGCAATGCACGATCAAGGAGCAGAGCTGGCTTTCACTTACCAAAATGACAAGTTGAAACCTCGCGTCGAAGAATTCGCCGCATCACTGAATTCAGATATCGTTCTGCCATGTGACGTGGCTGAAGATGAAAGTATCGACGCATTGTTCGCTGAATTAGGCAAAGTATGGCCTAAATTCGATGGTTTTGTTCACTCTATCGGTTATGCACCGGCTGACCAGCTTGATGGTGATTATGTTAACGCTGTTAACCGTGAAGGTTTCAAAATTGCCCACGACATCAGCGCATACAGCTTTGTCGCAATGGCGAAAGTCTGCCGTAATATGTTGAATCCAGGTTCTGCCCTGCTCACCTTGAGTTATTTGGGTGCTGAGCGTGCCATTCCTAACTATAACGTAATGGGTCTGGCAAAAGCCTCCCTGGAAGCAAACGTACGTTATATGGCAAATGCAATGGGGGTTGAAGGTATTCGTGTTAATGGTATCTCTGCTGGCCCAATCCGTACTCTGGCAGCTTCTGGTATCAAAGATTTCCGTAAGATGCTGGCACACTGTGAAGCGGTTACACCTATTCGCCGCACTGTGACAACAGAGGATGTCGGTAATGCGGCTGCCTTCTTATGTTCAGATCTGGCTGGTGGTATTAGCGGTGAGATCTTGCATGTTGATGGCGGTTTCAGCATCGCGGCCATGAATGAATTAGAGTTAAAGTAA
- the anmK gene encoding anhydro-N-acetylmuramic acid kinase, translated as MKSGRYIGVMSGTSMDGVDVILAEISDKIVTQQVSYSHPFPQELKQKLLSICQGQQTTLSMIGRFDYELGTLFAEAVQGLLNKAGLTANDIIAIGCHGQTVWHEPDGEKPFTMQIGDNNRVAALTNITTVGDFRRRDMAYGGQGAPLVPAFHMAVLGHPTERRIILNIGGIANISALLPNSAVKGYDTGPGNMLMDAWTWRHKQLPYDKDAQWASEGTDNASLLQKMLSDPYFARTAPKSTGREYFNMAWLEKQLADFPDVAPVDVQATLAELTAVSIAQQVMLSGGCDRLLVCGGGARNPFVMNRLSALLPGTEVTTTDKYGLSGDDMEALAFAWLAFRTMSGLSGNLPSVTGADRETILGAIYPVVR; from the coding sequence ATGAAGTCAGGACGTTATATTGGTGTGATGTCTGGCACCAGCATGGATGGGGTTGATGTTATTTTGGCGGAGATTAGTGATAAAATTGTTACTCAACAAGTGAGTTATAGCCATCCTTTTCCGCAAGAACTTAAACAAAAATTGTTATCCATTTGTCAAGGGCAGCAGACGACATTATCAATGATCGGAAGATTTGACTATGAGCTTGGCACTCTTTTTGCAGAAGCTGTTCAAGGGTTACTGAATAAAGCAGGGCTGACGGCAAATGATATTATAGCAATTGGATGTCATGGGCAGACCGTATGGCATGAGCCGGACGGTGAAAAGCCTTTTACCATGCAAATCGGTGACAATAACCGAGTAGCAGCACTTACCAATATCACAACGGTCGGTGATTTCAGACGGCGTGACATGGCTTATGGTGGGCAAGGCGCGCCTTTAGTACCCGCATTCCATATGGCTGTATTGGGCCATCCGACAGAAAGGCGTATTATTTTAAACATTGGCGGAATAGCAAATATTTCAGCACTTCTGCCTAATTCAGCCGTTAAGGGCTATGACACAGGGCCGGGCAACATGTTGATGGATGCTTGGACATGGCGGCATAAGCAATTGCCTTATGACAAAGATGCACAATGGGCCAGTGAAGGGACTGATAATGCATCTTTACTCCAGAAAATGCTTTCTGATCCTTATTTCGCACGTACGGCACCGAAGAGTACAGGGCGTGAATATTTTAATATGGCATGGTTGGAAAAACAGTTGGCTGATTTCCCTGATGTTGCACCAGTGGATGTTCAAGCCACATTAGCTGAACTAACGGCTGTAAGCATTGCTCAACAAGTGATGCTAAGTGGTGGATGTGATCGTCTTCTGGTATGTGGCGGCGGGGCGCGTAATCCATTCGTGATGAATCGGCTATCGGCTTTATTGCCGGGTACTGAAGTGACCACAACAGACAAATATGGTTTGAGTGGGGATGACATGGAAGCACTGGCATTTGCCTGGCTGGCATTCCGAACAATGTCAGGGTTGTCTGGTAATTTACCATCAGTCACAGGTGCGGATAGAGAAACGATTTTAGGGGCAATTTATCCGGTTGTCAGATAA
- the sapF gene encoding putrescine export ABC transporter ATP-binding protein SapF: MVETLLEVKNLTKTFRYRTGLFRRHQLDAVKPVSFTLQSKKTLAILGANGSGKSTLARMLSGVIEPSSGEILINGHKLSYGDYSYRSQRIRMIFQDPSTSLNPRQRIGQILDMPLILNTKLSPSEREKRINQTLRQVGLLPDHANYYPHMLASGQKQRVALARALILQPQIIVADEALASLDVSMRSQIINLMLELQEKHGISYIYVTQHLGMMKHISDQVLVMHQGEVVERGNTAEVLASPLHDITRKLIASHFGEALSAEAWRQDIT; encoded by the coding sequence GTGGTTGAGACATTGCTGGAAGTTAAAAATCTGACTAAAACATTTCGCTATCGAACCGGATTATTTCGCCGTCATCAACTTGACGCCGTAAAGCCAGTGAGCTTTACCCTGCAATCGAAAAAAACCCTCGCTATCCTTGGCGCAAATGGCTCAGGTAAATCTACACTCGCGAGAATGTTATCAGGGGTTATTGAACCAAGTTCAGGTGAAATTTTGATTAACGGTCATAAGCTGTCTTACGGGGATTATAGCTACCGCAGCCAGCGCATTCGTATGATTTTTCAAGATCCCAGCACCTCACTGAATCCTCGTCAGCGCATTGGTCAGATTCTGGATATGCCATTAATTTTGAATACGAAGTTATCTCCCTCCGAACGGGAAAAACGTATCAACCAAACATTACGTCAGGTCGGTTTATTGCCAGATCATGCTAATTATTACCCACATATGCTCGCATCAGGACAGAAACAACGCGTGGCTTTAGCACGGGCTTTAATATTGCAGCCACAAATCATTGTTGCAGACGAAGCCCTGGCATCGCTTGATGTATCGATGCGTTCCCAAATCATCAACTTGATGCTGGAATTACAGGAAAAACACGGTATTTCATATATCTATGTCACCCAACATCTCGGTATGATGAAACATATCAGTGATCAAGTTCTGGTCATGCATCAAGGGGAAGTTGTCGAACGTGGCAATACAGCGGAAGTTCTGGCTTCTCCGCTGCATGATATTACACGCAAATTGATAGCCAGCCATTTTGGTGAAGCCCTGTCTGCTGAAGCATGGCGACAGGATATCACCTAA
- the sapC gene encoding putrescine export ABC transporter permease SapC: MPLDNFYREKKMPSPLKVIWRFFYADILAMTGFYGVLILIALCLLGDLFAPYRLDQQFMSQLMPPSWSHHGNVAFFLGTDDLGRDIFSRLLIGTSSTFGGALIVTAAATIVGLIIGSLAGMTHGLKSAVMNHILDTLLSIPSLLLAIIVVAFVGASLHHAMIAVFLALLPRIVRTVYTAVHDELDKEYIIAARLDGASNYHILRYAVLPNITAVIVSELTRTLSIAILDIAALGFLNLGAQLPSPEWGAMLGDSLELIYAAPWTVMLPGAAIMLSVLLVNLLGDGLHRAINAGVE, from the coding sequence ATGCCGTTAGATAATTTTTACCGTGAAAAGAAAATGCCATCGCCATTAAAAGTTATCTGGCGATTTTTCTATGCCGATATATTAGCAATGACAGGTTTTTATGGGGTGTTAATTTTAATTGCACTGTGCCTGTTGGGTGATCTTTTCGCCCCATATCGGCTTGACCAACAATTCATGTCCCAACTTATGCCTCCTTCATGGTCACATCACGGTAATGTCGCCTTTTTCCTTGGAACTGACGATCTTGGCCGTGATATTTTCAGCCGTCTATTGATTGGCACGTCTTCCACATTTGGGGGAGCATTGATAGTCACTGCGGCGGCAACCATTGTAGGATTAATCATTGGTAGCCTTGCCGGTATGACTCACGGCTTGAAATCGGCGGTGATGAACCATATTCTTGATACCTTGCTCTCTATCCCTTCATTGCTATTGGCTATCATCGTCGTCGCTTTTGTTGGTGCCAGCCTGCACCATGCCATGATTGCCGTTTTTCTGGCATTGTTGCCAAGAATTGTACGTACCGTTTATACTGCTGTACATGACGAACTGGATAAAGAATACATTATTGCAGCGCGTCTGGATGGCGCTTCAAACTACCATATTTTGCGTTATGCCGTTCTCCCCAATATCACTGCGGTGATAGTCAGTGAATTAACCCGTACCCTCTCCATCGCGATTCTTGATATTGCCGCACTGGGGTTTCTCAACCTTGGAGCACAACTACCTTCTCCCGAATGGGGAGCTATGCTGGGAGATTCATTAGAATTGATCTATGCTGCCCCCTGGACTGTTATGTTACCTGGAGCAGCAATTATGCTCAGCGTCTTGCTGGTTAACTTACTGGGTGATGGTCTGCACCGCGCTATTAACGCAGGAGTCGAATGA
- the tyrS gene encoding tyrosine--tRNA ligase, with protein sequence MSSNNLIKQLQERGLVAQVTDEEALAERLAQGPVSLYCGFDPTADSLHLGHLVPLLCLKRFQLAGHKPIALVGGATGLIGDPSFKATERKLNTETTVKEWVEKIRNQVSPFLSFDGDNGAELANNYDWFGQMDVLTFLRDIGKHFSVNQMINKEAVKQRLNRDDVGISYTEFSYNLLQSYDFANLNREYGVELQIGGSDQWGNITSGIDLTRRLNQKQVFGMTVPLITKSDGTKFGKTEGGAVWLDPKKTSPYKFYQFWINTADADVYRFLKFFTFMSIEEINALEEEDKNSGKAPRAQYVLAEQVTGLVHGEAGLAAAKRITESLFSGAIADLTEEDFAQLAQDGMPTIELEKGADLQQALVTAEFVPSRGQARTMISSNAVSINGEKQSEPMYVFTDNDCLFGRYSLLRRGKKHYCLINWK encoded by the coding sequence ATGTCTAGCAATAACCTGATTAAACAACTGCAAGAGCGGGGCCTTGTTGCCCAGGTAACAGATGAAGAGGCGTTAGCTGAGAGACTGGCGCAAGGTCCGGTTTCTCTCTATTGTGGCTTCGATCCTACCGCTGACAGCTTGCATTTGGGCCATCTGGTTCCCTTGCTGTGTTTAAAACGATTCCAACTTGCTGGGCATAAACCTATTGCGTTGGTTGGTGGGGCGACAGGTTTGATTGGCGATCCAAGTTTTAAAGCAACTGAACGCAAGTTGAACACAGAAACAACAGTCAAAGAGTGGGTTGAGAAAATTCGTAACCAGGTTTCTCCGTTCCTTAGTTTTGATGGTGACAATGGTGCAGAGTTAGCCAATAACTACGATTGGTTTGGTCAAATGGATGTGCTGACCTTCCTGCGTGATATCGGTAAGCATTTTTCCGTAAACCAGATGATCAACAAAGAAGCGGTGAAACAACGTCTTAACCGTGATGATGTTGGTATTTCCTACACTGAATTTTCTTATAACCTATTGCAGTCTTATGACTTTGCAAATTTGAATAGAGAATATGGTGTTGAATTACAGATTGGTGGATCAGACCAATGGGGCAACATTACTTCAGGTATCGATTTGACGCGTCGCTTAAACCAGAAACAAGTGTTTGGCATGACTGTGCCACTTATCACCAAATCAGACGGAACTAAATTTGGTAAGACAGAGGGTGGGGCAGTTTGGTTAGATCCGAAGAAAACGAGTCCGTACAAATTTTACCAGTTCTGGATTAACACAGCAGATGCGGATGTTTATCGTTTCTTGAAATTCTTTACTTTCATGAGCATTGAAGAAATTAATGCGCTGGAAGAAGAAGATAAAAACAGTGGTAAAGCGCCTCGTGCTCAATATGTACTGGCAGAACAAGTTACTGGTCTGGTGCATGGTGAAGCAGGTCTTGCAGCGGCGAAGCGTATCACCGAGAGTTTATTCTCAGGAGCCATTGCCGATTTGACCGAAGAAGATTTCGCTCAATTGGCACAAGATGGAATGCCAACAATAGAACTGGAAAAAGGTGCAGATCTGCAACAAGCATTGGTCACCGCCGAATTCGTTCCTTCCCGTGGACAGGCTCGTACTATGATCAGCTCTAATGCGGTTTCCATCAACGGTGAAAAACAATCCGAACCTATGTATGTATTTACGGATAATGATTGTTTATTTGGGCGTTATAGCTTATTACGCCGTGGTAAAAAACATTATTGCCTCATCAATTGGAAATAA
- the sapD gene encoding putrescine export ABC transporter ATP-binding protein SapD: MPLLDIRNLTIEFMTAEGPVKAVDRMSISLTEGEILGLAGESGSGKSLIAKAICGVTKDNLKVTADRFRFNDIDLLRLTPRQRRKVIGHNISMIFQEPQSCLDPSENIGKQIIQSIPGWTYKGRWWQRFNWRKRRAIELLHRVGIKDHSDIMHSYPYELTEGECQKVMIAIALANQPRLLIADEPTNAMEPTTQAQIFRLLSSLNQNNNMTILLISHDLQMMSKLVKRINVLYCGQTVENATPDELLVKPYHPYTQALIRSIPDFGSPLPHKSRLNTLSGVIPSLEHLPVGCRLGPRCPYAQKTCIATPRLRVIKSHAFACHFPLNMEES; this comes from the coding sequence ATGCCATTACTTGATATTCGAAACCTCACCATTGAATTCATGACAGCGGAAGGCCCCGTCAAAGCTGTTGACCGGATGAGTATTTCACTGACAGAAGGTGAAATATTGGGTTTGGCTGGCGAATCAGGCTCAGGCAAGAGCCTGATTGCCAAAGCGATTTGTGGTGTCACAAAAGATAACCTCAAAGTAACCGCCGATCGTTTCCGTTTTAACGACATTGATTTATTGCGCCTGACACCACGGCAGCGCCGTAAGGTGATTGGGCACAATATTTCCATGATTTTTCAGGAGCCGCAGTCATGTCTCGATCCATCAGAAAATATTGGTAAACAGATTATTCAATCTATTCCTGGATGGACGTATAAGGGCCGTTGGTGGCAGAGATTTAATTGGCGAAAACGCCGCGCAATTGAGTTACTACACCGTGTTGGTATTAAAGATCACTCCGACATTATGCACAGTTACCCTTACGAATTAACAGAAGGTGAATGTCAAAAAGTGATGATTGCCATTGCGCTTGCCAACCAGCCACGCTTGCTGATTGCTGATGAGCCGACCAATGCAATGGAACCAACAACACAGGCACAAATATTCCGTTTACTGTCGAGCCTCAATCAGAACAACAACATGACTATTTTATTAATCAGCCATGACCTGCAAATGATGAGTAAACTAGTCAAACGTATCAATGTGCTGTATTGCGGTCAGACAGTGGAAAACGCTACACCGGATGAGTTGCTGGTGAAACCTTACCATCCCTATACACAAGCGTTGATCCGTTCAATTCCTGATTTTGGCAGTCCGTTACCACACAAAAGTCGGTTAAACACGCTGTCTGGCGTTATTCCATCACTGGAACATTTGCCGGTAGGTTGCCGTTTGGGGCCACGTTGCCCTTATGCACAAAAAACCTGTATTGCAACTCCACGGTTACGGGTAATTAAGAGCCATGCATTCGCCTGCCATTTCCCTTTGAATATGGAGGAATCATAA
- a CDS encoding glycine zipper 2TM domain-containing protein: MLKRFLVGAVVVTTLSGCADMGALSSDTYSIDQAKQAQTVTYGTILSVRPITIKGKQAGDPSMLGLIGGAVLGGLLGNTVGDGSGQRLATAAGAIAGGLAGQKIEGALDQTKGIELEIRMDSGKNIIIVQKLDSVVFSRGQRVRIANSGDSLTVSPL; the protein is encoded by the coding sequence ATGTTAAAACGTTTCCTGGTTGGCGCAGTTGTAGTAACCACGTTGTCTGGCTGTGCAGACATGGGAGCACTTTCTAGTGATACTTACTCTATTGATCAAGCCAAACAAGCTCAAACTGTAACTTATGGCACTATTCTATCTGTACGCCCCATCACAATTAAAGGTAAGCAAGCCGGTGATCCTAGTATGTTAGGTCTCATTGGTGGTGCTGTTTTGGGAGGGCTGCTAGGTAATACAGTTGGAGATGGTTCTGGTCAAAGACTCGCCACAGCCGCGGGTGCTATTGCTGGCGGCCTGGCTGGCCAAAAAATCGAAGGTGCGTTAGACCAAACGAAAGGTATTGAGCTAGAAATTCGTATGGACAGCGGAAAAAATATCATCATAGTACAAAAGTTAGATAGTGTCGTGTTCAGCAGAGGGCAACGTGTCAGGATCGCAAACAGCGGAGATTCTTTGACTGTATCACCACTCTAA
- the sapB gene encoding putrescine export ABC transporter permease SapB, whose translation MIIYILRRLLLLVVTLFFLSLISFSLMYFTPHGALSGASLSDAYVYYFRSLLQWDFGISRINGERIIEQLYTVLPATMELCVLSFTIALLIGIPLGIIAGVWRNKKVDIIISTFALCGFSIPVFWLALLLTLLFSLYLGWLPVSGRFDLLYRMEPVTGSALIDAWLSKAPYRNEMIMSVILHMVLPVMTLAVAPTTEVIRLMRNSAEEVSGENYIKSAATRGLSRLTIIRRHLLHNALPPIIPKLGLQFSTMLTLAMVTEQVFNWPGLGRWLISAIRQQDYSAISAGVMVVGSLVISVNILTDIIGAMANPLKHKEWYAVR comes from the coding sequence ATGATTATTTATATCCTGCGTCGTTTGTTGCTTCTGGTTGTGACGTTGTTTTTTCTTTCATTAATCAGTTTCAGCCTGATGTATTTCACACCTCATGGTGCCTTGAGCGGTGCATCACTGTCAGACGCTTACGTATACTACTTCCGTAGCTTACTCCAATGGGATTTTGGTATTTCCAGAATTAATGGGGAACGGATTATCGAACAACTGTATACTGTTCTCCCTGCCACAATGGAGCTGTGCGTCCTCTCTTTTACCATCGCCTTGTTAATCGGCATCCCTCTTGGGATTATTGCGGGTGTCTGGCGCAATAAAAAAGTCGATATCATTATCAGTACATTTGCCCTATGCGGTTTCTCCATTCCGGTGTTCTGGCTGGCGTTACTGCTGACTCTGCTTTTTTCACTGTATTTAGGCTGGTTGCCTGTCTCAGGGCGATTTGACTTACTCTATCGGATGGAGCCTGTCACTGGCTCTGCACTGATTGATGCCTGGCTGTCAAAGGCTCCTTATCGCAATGAAATGATCATGAGTGTTATTCTGCATATGGTTTTACCCGTTATGACACTGGCCGTTGCGCCTACTACCGAAGTTATCCGTTTGATGCGCAATAGTGCAGAAGAAGTTTCAGGTGAAAATTATATCAAGTCGGCAGCAACACGCGGTTTATCACGGTTAACTATCATTCGTCGCCATTTATTGCATAATGCCTTGCCGCCTATTATCCCTAAGTTGGGGTTGCAATTTTCAACCATGCTCACCTTAGCGATGGTGACAGAGCAAGTCTTTAACTGGCCTGGTTTAGGGCGCTGGCTCATCAGCGCTATTCGCCAGCAGGATTATTCCGCAATCTCGGCGGGCGTCATGGTGGTAGGCTCGTTGGTTATTTCCGTTAATATTCTGACAGATATTATTGGTGCAATGGCTAATCCTTTAAAGCATAAGGAATGGTATGCCGTTAGATAA